The genomic region CTTTTTTCCGCTCCCGAAGACCCCAGCACCCCTAGCGGCAATCGATTGGTTTTAAACGCCACATTCAGCAAAAAGCGAGGAAATTGTTTTTGAATCTCTACACTTAATTCAATCTCAGAATCGCGCGATCGAATTTCCTGAAGCGTCTCAGCCGTTCCTATACCCCGTTCTCGCCGAAATAGGGTGGATTTCACCTTCAAATCCAAAAATTGACTCGAAACGCGCCGTTGCTTGTTCTGCCCCTCCTCCGACCAATAATTAACCGCCGTCATCACCCCCAAAGAAAGGGCAAAAATCGTCAGAACCCAGGCAAATGCTACCTCCATCGCCCCACTTTCAGAAGCAACAAAAATAGCAATGGGAATGGTTTGAGTTTTTCCCGGAATATTCCCTGCTAGCATCAATGTTGCCCCAAATTCCCCTAAAGCGCGGGCAAAGGAAAGCAGGGTTCCAGCGATGAGTCCGGGTTTCGCCAAGGGCAATACAACGCGCCAAAACACCGTCCATTCCGACGCACCCAACGTTCTCGCACTCGCCAACAAATTTGCATCAATTTGTTTGAATGCACCCAACGCCGTTTTGTACATTAAAGGGAATGCAACGACGGTTGCCGCGATCGCGGTCGCAGTCCAGGTGAAAATAATCGTAACGTCGAATACCTGTAACAACTGACCGATAAAACCATTTTTCCCCAACAGCAGCAACAGCAAAAAACCCACCACCGTTGGTGGAAGAACTAAGGGAGAAGAAAGCAAACCATCAATTAATCCTTTCCCCTTCCCGCGATACCCCAACATCCAGTAAGCCGCAGCAATCCCCAACAAAAATGTTGCTAGAGTTGCCGTCAGCGCCGTTTGCAGCGATATCCAAAGGGGTGAAAAAATTGGCATTCTGTTGGATTTTTCATCCTTTATGACTTGATGACCATCCCAATAACTTTCTCAATTTTTGGCTGGGGTTAAATTTAAACGAACAAGAGTCTCTTTTAGGTTGCAAATAAAACCCTCCAAATCCAGTTAAGGTAACACCTCTTCCTT from Lusitaniella coriacea LEGE 07157 harbors:
- a CDS encoding HU family DNA-binding protein, with protein sequence MSAPISKKEFIKMLANRMETNEKEASQWLEGTIDTFYNVFHQGRGVTLTGFGGFYLQPKRDSCSFKFNPSQKLRKLLGWSSSHKG